The Helianthus annuus cultivar XRQ/B chromosome 15, HanXRQr2.0-SUNRISE, whole genome shotgun sequence genomic sequence agtacgttttctgtaattattgaagacaaaggacatagtttgcagtaagtgacatacataaaggacgatttttgtaatttactcttttttttataTATCATAATGATTAATGATGATTATAATCCAATCCTGAAAAGCCCAAGTTGGTTTCAACTTAGGCCCATATGATTTAAAGTTTTTAAACTAATAACATTGTTGAGCCGAGCTTTAGATCGTTTAAGCGATATCGAAGCGAGCTCGAGACGAGCTTTTAGCTTGTTTTAGATCAGTGTTGTAGTAAtcgctagtcgggcggtggggtggggactagcgattaatcggagTTAATTGGAATTAATCGGCgcctagtcgggatttttacaaccatgtttGAGATTGTTCTCATAGTAGCTTGAGCTGAATCGAGATGAGCTTGAAAATTGGGTTTTACTcgctcgagctcgagctcaaataagtagactcgaatcgagccgagctcaagcttcaTTAAAACATGATGAGCTGAGCTCGATTAGTGGAAGGCTCGGGCTCGGCccagctcgtttacacccctaatcACTTTTCATAACTACTTATCTATTTCTACCAAAGTGGTATCAACTATCAAGGTGTGTACGTAATGGTGTTATTTGTTCAAGGTTATAGGTGTAGAAGATTTAGGAATAGGATTAAAAGGTGCATGAGTTTTGGGAGTTTATTACAGCACACATTAACAAATTTTTAGGGGTGTGCGTCGGGTTGAAACCGAACCTGAAATTTCTGGAAAATCAAAACTGAAAACCGGACTTGGTGGCCCATTCTTTACGGGCTGAAATGGCGGACCAGGGTTTATtttattgggggggggggggggggtaaccaAACGTTTAAGGAGGGTGATCGAGGTTTTTTCCTAAAAACTACACATTTTTGTTTGGCCACTCCCCGCACACACATCATGGTGTAGGTCTGCCCCTAACGGGCTGGGTTGGTCTCGGGTTGGGCCCAGAACAAGTATGTATGTTTTGTGCTAAGATGTTTCATATTTCGATTTACCCCAGACCAAACCTGAATTCACCCTTAAAATTTAGACCGAGAACTAACCTGAATATACTCTGTCCGACCCGAATTCTGCTTAGGCGTACGGTTTTTTTATTGGTTATTGTTTGATGCATTTGATGGGTAAGTTATAGCCAAGTCACGTTTTTACCTAGGTAAAAAAATGTGCCATGTCATATTTTTTTCGTTATAGCAGTCTCTCGTAATATCGCATCTAATGGTAACTAAATAAAAGGTTGTAACATCAAATGGTAAAAAAAAGGTAGTTCACTACATACAATGATTAATAGGATGATGTAACCATAAGATGATTTTGTTTACGATAAATATATTGTCGCTAACGTCTCAGTGTTAATTTTCCGGATCCAAAATATCAGGCCACTATAATGGAGCAAATGGTGATGTAGCATGTAATGGGTATCATAAATACAAGGTACATACCACGTAGGTCTTCTACGACCCACAACTCATCTATTTGTTACCGTAAGCTTTTACATGTGATGTGCAGGAAGACATTGAACTTATGGCAGATACAGGTCTCGAAGGTTTTAGATTTTCCATCTCTTGGTCGAGACTGATCCCAAGTATGTTAACTTAATTGTCTAATATCAGTTATAACAAAATTTCAGTAATTCTGCCTAGGGTTGCAAACAAACCAAACGTTcgacgaacagttcgtgaaccgttcggcgggaagttcgtttgtgttcgtttgtttattaaacaaacgaacacgaacaagaaatttcgttcgtttagttaaatgaacaaacatgaacagagatcgtgttcgttcgtttatgttcgtgaacgttcggtagcgtgttcgtttgtgttcgatagttcattaatGTTTTTAGTCTTATAtgtatttaaatacttcaaaattccgataaattaaatatcttataagtgtcagtgtattatgtattctgttcatgaacgattatttgtgttcgtttgtttccatttgtgttcatgaacattagtttgtgctcatttgtgttcgtcaacattcgtttttgttcgttgcctaaaattaacaaacaaacacgaacaagttcatttccttaacaaacgaacacgaacataaaatctcgttcgataagtgttcgttaacggttcgcgaacacatatatttcttaacaaacgaacacgaacaaggtcttgttcgtgtttgttcggttcgtttgcagccctaatttCTGCCTATCTTGCTTATGTGTTTTGTTGTCACAGATGGCAGAGGATCCGTGAATTTAAAGGGATTGCAATACTACAATGATTTCATCAACAGGCTTATCAGCCGTGGTTAAGTATCACCGAAAGATTTGGTCAAGCTTCCCATATGTCACGTTTAATAACTAATTCTTCAGTGCTGATTGTTCAGGAATACAACCACATATTACTTTACATCATGATGATCTACCACAGATTCTCGAAGACGAATATGGAGGATGGCTTAGTAGAAAAGCGGTGTACATTTCTAACTTCAACTTTGCTTTCATATAGGGCTGGCATATTGTATGAGACACAACCTGTTAACACACGAACACGAAACAAGAAATCTTATCGTGTCAGTATTTCCAAACACGGACACAAACCTGATAATAAATAGGTtacacgaacacgacctgttaagacacgaaaaaaCTTAGAAGCGTATCATacaacctgttaagacacgaacacgacctgttaagacacggaCTCGCCCTGGAGGGGTGGAGTGTAGAGTTTAGGGCTGGCATATTGTGTTAGACACGACCTGTTATGACACGAGCACATTAAGACAGGAGCACGAAACAGGTAAACAggtaaacacgaacacgaacacgacacgaaaattaacaggtcttatcgtgtcgaccgacctgtttaagacacgaaaCATGTTAAGGATAAAACACGAACCTGTGAAGGTCGTGTCGTTTCGTTTTGTGTTTTCATGTCCATgtctatcgaacacaaacgaacacgttaccgaacgttcacgaacataaacgaacgtgacctctgttcatgtttgttcgcttaactaaacgaacgaaattccttgttcgtgttcgtttgttaaacaaacgaacgaacacaaacgaacttcccgccaaacggttcacgaactgttcgccgaacgtttggttcgctTGCAGCCCTAATTATGATAATATTTGTTAATGGGTTATTGTTTTTCAACTGCAGGAAAGACTTTGTTGCATATGCTGATGTTTGCTTTAGAGAATTTGGTGATAGGGTTTTGCACTGGACTACCTTTAATGAGGCTAATATATTTGCTATAGGTGGTTATGATCTGGGTTTCTCACCACCTGGACGATGTTCGTACCCATTCGGGGGAACTAACTGTACTAACGGTGGTGACTCTACATCTGAACCATACATTGTCGCTCACCATTTGTTGTTAGCACATGCATCAACTGTAAGGTTGTACCGAAAAAAATACAAGGTAAATTCCCATGATCTGTTCTAACAGAGGCCTCTAGTTATTAACTTATTACACATttatgagttaaatgccattttagtccctgtggtttgggccattttgccagtttagtccaaaggtttcatttttaacctgtgggtccaaaaaggtttcacagttgccattttagtccactgggttaacttcatccattttttctgttaacgagaaggccaattcggccATTTTataagggcaattcagccatataaaatggccgaattggccttctcgttaacagaaaaaatggatgaagttaacccagtggactaaaatggcaactgtgaaacctttttggactcacaggttaaaaatgaaacctttggactaaactggcaaaatggcccaaaccatagggactaaaatggcattggTGATGATGCAGGCCACACAACATGGTTTTGTTGGAATAAATGTCTTTGCGTATTGGTATGAACCTTATTCAAACACAATTGAAGATGTGAAAGCTGCTGAAAGAGCACATGATTTCTATGAGGGTTGGTGAGTTGATCAAATGTGATATACATCATCGTTGAATCAAATCATAACTTTAATTTTCATTTCATGGTTCGTTTTTCAGGTTTTTGAATCCGTTGGTGAACGGGGATTACCCAGAAACAATGAAGAAAAACGCAGGCAGTCGAATTCCAAAATTTACCAAACATGAATCGGAGAGAATCAAGGGCTCATTTGACTTTTTTGGCATAAACCACTATAACACATTATATGTCAAAGACAATCCCAGTAGTCTTGAAATGGAGATCAGGGACTTGAATGCTGACATGGCAGCAACACTTATATGTGTGTACTGGTTTAATGATACAAGCATTCAACTAGGTTCATTAtaggtggcaaaatgggtgggttgggtaaAGGGGGATAACAGGTAACCTTTTGTGTTGGACTGGGTAACAGGTATGGTTGTTCCGAAATACTCTTGgtccaaaattttaatttttttagggtaattggcctgtaataatcccaactagacGTCATTGGCCATTGTCAGTCCCACCTTTGAATATTCCCCATGAGTCCAtgacagtcccacctttcacttatttttcctcCACCAGTCCttagttaaaaaaacttaacggccgttaagtttttttctaaattacaagctaacgttttagggcttttgatcagaacgaggatacgagtcgaatgatgtaaaacttactttgaAAATGTGCTCCAAATGATGAAAACGGTgtttcaattcgggtgtttaaacttctgattaacaaaaataaagtcgtttggagcaccgtttcgaggtaagttttacaccgatagactcgtatcctcgttctgatcgaAAGCCCTAAtacatcagtttgtaattcggaaaaaaactgaactccgttaagtttttttaattgAGGACTGGtggaggaaaaataggtgaaaggtgggactggcatGGGGAATATTCAAAGGTGGGACTGGCAATGGCCAATGACTgtatagttgggattattacaggccaaatCCCCcttttttttacataaaaaaattaGAGTCGGATATGATTATAGAAGTACTTATGTTACAAATACACTTTCGGCAACCTTTGACCCGTTCACCCTATTTAACCTTTTTTTAAGGGCAACTCTTTTAGTGTGCCCGTTTGAGATAGAAAAAAAAACACTCGAATCGACCAACTTGTAATTAGTTAGTTCAAATTTGATACCTCTAAGTTGAACATTCATTTAAAAACCGAAATAATGTGTTTACTCTCACATGCAGTCAACGGAACTGGAATCATTCCAACTCAGGTTTGAATTGATCATTTATTGGTATTTTCTTATTATCATTACTTCCACTTGTAGTACTAActttactttatatatatatatattctcagTTTGAGGTGACTCCATTGGGTCTGCAAAAGCTCCTTAACTATCTAAAGGAAAAATATGGAAATCCTTCTATTTACATCCATGAAAATGGTATTTTACATAGGGCTGACAATTGGGTACCTGTTAATACACGATTAGACCTGTTTGACTGAAAAATacaccctttgacttttttaatttttaaaataattaaaattacaatgttaggatctatcatttattcatctttgtacataaaacataaaactgttttataaacatgaggtagaaagtagttaaacgagtcgtaatcatgtttgaaacttatgttgtgcgcgccgtcagaaacctgttaaacctgttaagacacgaattGCCAGCCTTTTTTACATCAAATTAATTACTTCTAGATTTTTGGCATTTTTTCACCTATACTATATCCTACTTGTGTGATCCGCTGGATATGCATGTGCTGAAAAGTAAAAGAaggaaaaataaatatttttttttgacaGGCCAAGTACAACCACGTAACGGAACGTTGATCGACACCCCAAGGGTAGAGTACTTGCATGCCTATATTGGTGCTTTGTTGGATGCACTAAGGTACACCTCAATTTTGCTTGGTAAATAAGGTAGTTGATTTGTACATAACTAAAGTTACTATGTACACCAGCAAACATGCAACAAAAGGTGATTTGTACAGATCAAACATTTGTCATTtgacgccccgcttgcggtatgctcatataatgtatctatgtgtgggcgctcggggggcaaaagtgaaagggcactaattttaacgttattttactaatttcgtgaaaataacgttaaaagagggggatggttaatcatgcatcatgtggtggcgttgatagtcgaaagacaagggggtacatgcactaatcggcatttgtctcaattgctgagtgttatgtgccttttgtccaaggcttgatgcaaaactactatcgagccggggggtCTCATctgaagcagtctctctattcctacggggtagaggtaaggttgtctacatctcaccctcctcagaccctaccttagctttgctattggtgggatatactgagtatgatgatgatgatgaaacatttgTCATTTGACAATTTTatctttacattatatgtaaagacaaaaaaagtgtttaaaatgtaTGTGCTAAGGCTATCAAATGGTAAAGCTTTTTCTTCTTTAAAGATCACTTCTTATAACACATAATTAGGGATGATGCTAGTTTATTCCTTTTTCTTGTAACATGCAATCTCTTCTTTCACCGCCTTTTAGATCGATGTCCGTTTCTAAAGTGTCAAAATAGTGTTAGGTTGAAATGGGTTGTTATTAGTTTGGTTTAATCATCTGGGTTGACTCTTTGACTCTTTTTGTTTATTTTAGGTTAAAATAAATCTGTTTGTTATGATGTTGTTTTTCCATTTGCGACATTGTAATAGGAACGGATCGAACACGTTGGGATATTTTGCTTGGTCTTTTCTTGATCTCTTTGAGTTGTTGGGTGGCTACAAAACCAGTTATGGTTTGTACTATGTCGACTTGGATGACAAGGAGTTGACTCGGTATCCTAAGCTTTCCGCACACTGGTATGCTAGTTTTTTGAAAGGAAAGAACACAAGTGgcatttttgaaaatgtaaattCACAAGAGACCTTGTCTTCTGCATATTAGCTTTTGCCCTCCATTTGTTTTGCTAAATGATGGAAAGTATGTTGTATTAGGATCTACTTTCATGTTTTATGGTTAGTTTGATACAGTAAAAATGTGGCTGTTACAACAACCGAATGAACGGTAAATTCACAAGAGACCTTGTCTTCTGCTATTACAACTAGAGTCGTAGTAAGCACACGCTTCGCGGCTTGCAGGGATTTTTTAGCATTCCCCCGTGCGATGTGACGGTAATTCGCGTCGGGGATGTAGATGCAGTGGAAATGATGCAGACgataaaaataagcatgtaaaCGTCAAAACGACGATAAAAAAATAAGCATCACAAAAGTTCAGGGTTAAAAATGTAAATTGGTAAAGTGTCGACGGTAAAACGAAAACcgaattagaaaaaaaaacagataCCCGGTGCACCTTAGCAAAAGGACCAGGTGCACGTTAGCACACCACACTATTGAAATCTCATTTCTTTTACATATAGACTTTGATATACACACCACACTATTAAACATGTTTTTGggttaaaaaaacattttaaataagATATCTTAAAATAAATTTAGGTTTAATAAAATGGTTAAAAATTAAgtacaaacaaaaaaaattaatcttAAAGATTTACGGAGTAATTCATACAATTGTTGATTAACTTTGAAaacaattaaattaaaaaaaaaaaactcaatcaTTAAACCTTTATTGgatttttaaacaaaataaatgtaaaaaaatttaaaattattaCAAATTATAGTAAAGATTTCCATCAATCTCAAAAGTTTGTATTCTCTCGTAAACCTACAAATCTATctaatataataaaagaaatcaatttttggacacgtgtcattcattgaatgtatactcaaatctatacttatcttatattaactaaataaataataaattaatattaaatcttatcatactttaataaaatattatcctcaaatctaaattgttaatctatctaatataataaaagaaacaaactTTTAGACACGTGTCACACATTGAAGGTATCttcaaatctatacttatcttatattaactaaataaataataaattaatatcaAATTTTATTATACTTTATGTTTTTATAAATTAGATagaaattatattttaattaaacaATAATTTTATATACTTTGTAAGATGGTATctaatataataaaagaaacgaacttttggacacgtgtcactcaTTGAAGGTATCttcaaatctatacttatcttatattaactaaataaataataaattaatatcaAATTTTATTATactttatgtttttttaaattagatagaaattatattttaattaaacaATAATTTTATATACTTTGTAAGATGGTCTAATCAGATCGATTTTAATAGTCTAAATTAATAGATCGACTTAATATTCTAAATATATAGATTTTGGCTTAAGAATTTTGATGCTTCACATTTTGTGgttttgtatttaaaaaaaatatggttTTTTTTATGGTACAGAATGAAAGCAAAAATATAACACAGAAACAATTTGAGAAATTTAATACAATATATTAGTTCTAAACTGTTACATTAGGTACTATATTATATGGTAAATTGATCAATAGGGGTGGTGGTCTATTGTCAAAGACAACTTTTAAAACACTTTGGTTTGAGAGGAGACGTCTTGTATTCAAGTCACATAGACAacaaagaataaaaaaaaatataattcaaATATTTTTTATTAGGATAAATTGAAATTTGGATG encodes the following:
- the LOC110910115 gene encoding beta-glucosidase 11 isoform X3: MSNSVRLLFVILLLIIIIMVIGYNDIAYGVVDEYKRDDFPADFVFGSGTSAYQVEGAVLEDGRTYSIWDTFAHAGHYNGANGDVACNGYHKYKEDIELMADTGLEGFRFSISWSRLIPNGRGSVNLKGLQYYNDFINRLISRGIQPHITLHHDDLPQILEDEYGGWLSRKAVKDFVAYADVCFREFGDRVLHWTTFNEANIFAIGGYDLGFSPPGRCSYPFGGTNCTNGGDSTSEPYIVAHHLLLAHASTVRLYRKKYKATQHGFVGINVFAYWYEPYSNTIEDVKAAERAHDFYEGWFLNPLVNGDYPETMKKNAGSRIPKFTKHESERIKGSFDFFGINHYNTLYVKDNPSSLEMEIRDLNADMAATLIFNGTGIIPTQFEVTPLGLQKLLNYLKEKYGNPSIYIHENGQVQPRNGTLIDTPRVEYLHAYIGALLDALRNGSNTLGYFAWSFLDLFELLGGYKTSYGLYYVDLDDKELTRYPKLSAHWYASFLKGKNTSGIFENVNSQETLSSAY